A window of Deltaproteobacteria bacterium genomic DNA:
TCTCTGGTGAAACATATTTGAAGGGTGAGGTAGTGGACATAGCGTGTTGTTGCTATTTAGACAAACCATGGGACAGAGTTGTTATCACTCCCGATGGAAAAACCCGACACGAGTTATTTGTATATCATTCAGCTGTAATGGATGGTCGTACACTCTAAAAACAGAGCAAGGCACATTCTCCCAGCATTCTTCCAGCACAGAGACAAACCCGCGGGGTCGGTTCCAACCTTCGCACGAGGCTTCGGCTGACAGGCTCACCTTTCACACTTTTGGGCAACAATCCATAGCCTTTTCTGGACGCTTTTCCCGAAGTACTTACGAGTAATCCGACCTTGGCTTCAAATACATGAACATCATGGTTTTGAGGTGCATCTGCTAGAAGGATTGAAGGATTGGTGCCAGACCCTGATAGGATCGAACGTTCTTTATCCTGTTGAACATTGAACGTTGAACGTTGAACCTGGTCTATCCCTCTGGACTCTGGACCCTGGACTGATCGGGTCCCATTGAACGTTGAACCTGAAAGTGTGTGGGTCGGGGGTCTACCATTGGATTTTGGTCAGGTGGGATAAATTCGGGAAAATCGTTCTTCGACTATTGTTAAAAATGTTTCCCTGTCTTCATCACTGAGCTGTGAGCGGTCGCTCTCATCTTCAGCCATGCCTTTCACCGCGGACATTCTCGTAAAGATATCCGCGGCTGCCTTTTTCGGGATCTGGAGATATTCAGACAGCTTTTCAAAGTCGGCCCTGGTTATCCTGTTATGCTTTCCGTTGATAGTGAGCGCTGAATCCTCCTCATCCGGGATAACCAGTTTCGAACAGACGATATCGTAGGCCGGCGACAGCCTGAGTTTCCCGCTGTCATCCTCGAGGATGGAATAATTCTTCAGATGCGCGTCTCCGTTTCCCACGAGGAAACTCAAAAGGACTCTCTCAAACAACAACTGCGCGTCGATCCCCGGGAATTCCGACACCTCCCTTAGTTTGCGCCCGACCTGTTCGACGGATCCGGTGTATTTGTCGAGCCCCAGTATCTGTGAAAAGTCCTCGCACCGTTTTCTTTCGGCGGTAGAAGAGCGGTCAAAGCGTCGGACGACATAGGCCATGGTGCCGTCTTTCAGTTTGAACAGGCCGTGTGGCGGGACGTCTATCCTGAGTCCCCGGGTGATGTTCATGCAGGTGTTTTCGTTTTCCGGAAGGCGGCGGAAAGCTTCCGTCTGTGGTTTGAGGATATACAGTCCGCCGGAAGAGACAGGTACCAGGTTTCCCTTTTCCAGGGACATGATGAGTTTCGGCTGAACGCCCGAGATGGACATCTTTCCTGCCATCTTCTGGGCCTCCAGAGGAACGTCGGACAGTTTGAGACCGATTGAAGGAAGAGCGGACTTGTCGAAAAGCGCTCTCAAGCACTTCCGGTGGTACCCCTGTTCCTCCCCGCCTTTGTTGGCGCAAATCCCGCAATTCATGATTCTTTCCTTATCCACACGGCGCCTATTGTGTCCTCACAGGCATTCATCAGAAATCCAAACAGGTCCTCCTTGTCTATCTTGAGCGTCCTGGAAACGATCTCCCTGTACCAGCCCTCGGGCAGGAGACCTTTGAAAAAGGGAAACAGGTCCTCGCTTTCAAACGGCTCGGCCTGGAGAGGGAATGAAACGGCGATGGGATCCCCATCGGGCAGAAAGTCGGAATCGTACGTAAAGCGATAGCCTGCAGGGATCTTCTCGATGATGCCGGCCCGGCGGTTTTTAAACATCACGACAGCTCTTCGGCCGCGATCTTCCATTTAGATCTGACCCTTGACAGGTTCCAGGTGATACCCGAACAGCGCCAGCACCTGGTCGACTTTGTCCACGCGTACGGTTTTCTTCCCCTGCTCGAGTTCCCGAACGAATCTCAGGCCGACACCACTTCTTGTGGCCAACTCCTCCTGGGTAAGCCCTGCGCGCCTTCTCAACTCTTTTACTTTTTGTCCAATGGTCATATCAGTACACCCCGTATTTATCTATTGCGATATACCCCTTCGGGTATAATAACATCAGGAATACGCGAACATTACACCCTGTCGGGTATAACGTCAATGCAAATAATTAAAAACTATACCCTTTAGGGGGTAATTAGCCCGGTTGCAGTCATAAACTATACCCGATAGGGTGTAATGGGCAAACCCGTGGGGTCAGTTCCAACCTTCGCACGAGGCTTCGGCTGACAGGCTCACCTTTCACACTTTTGAAAGGATTGGTGCTGGACCCTGATAGGATTGAACGTTCTGCGCCCATTGAACGTTGAACATTGAACCTTGAACGTTGAACGTTCTTTATCCTGTTGAACGTTGAACTGGTCTATCCCTCTGGACTCTGGACTCTGGACTCCAAAAAACCTCGGTTTGACACCGAGGTTTTTGGTGACCCCAACGGGATTCGAACCCGTATTACCAACGTGAGAGGCTGGCGTCCTAACCGTTAGACGATGGGGCCGGCGATTGGCTGGGGAGGGAGGATTCGAACCCCCACATACGGAACCAGAATCCGTTGTCCTGCCATTAGACGACTCCCCAATTTTGATAACCTCGCAAAAAGTCCATTCGCGGCTTTTTGCTCCACGGAAAGCGAAAAGTGTCATTTTCACTTTCCTTACAAATCAACGACTTGCGTTGCAAGCCATTGATTTGGGCGTCCTCCCCGGACGCATTGATGGACTTTTTGCGAGTCCATCAATGTTGACACCTTCGTAAAAAGTCCTTCTTAGTCTTTTTCCCCCGGCGGGGGAGGGTGGCCCCTCCTCCGCGCAGCCTCTGAAACTATGACATTCAGGCTGTCTTGTCAACGGTAGGGCCCGAAATTCGTAATTGGCTTAGCTCGGCCCACGATCGGGGGGCCGGAGTGGCCTGTTTTTTTACGCCGATCCGGAAGAACACCACTTTCGATACGGTTTTCCCCCCTTGACATGATCATGGTCGGAATTAGATTTTCCATGGTACATTATCGACGACCTAGTAAAAAGTCTCTTCGAGTCATTTTACTGGGCGGGGGTGGGGGCGTTGCGAGTCCATCATTGCTACCATCGCTATTGCAAAAGGGAGGTTTGAAGATGGCTATTGCAAGGGAACCGTTTAAAGAGTTGATGGCGCTGCACGATCGTATGAACCGTGTCTTTCAGGGAGATACCGGCCGTGGGGACCTGGAAGAAGAATTCGAGTCTTCGACCTGGGCGCCTCCTGTGGATATTTACGAGACCCAGGACGACATCCTGGTAAATGTGGAGGTGCCGGGAGTCGATAAGGATCGTATTTCCGTGGAGGTCAAGGACGATGTCCTGGTGATTCAGGGGGAGAGGCCCTTCGAAAAGGACGTGGCCAGGGAACACTACCACAGGATCGAGAGGTCCTACGGAAGGTTTCGAAGGTCCTTCATCCTGAGCGTTCCGGTTCAGGTAGATGGAATCAAGGCGTCATACCAGAGTGGAATCCTTGAGATCACACTTCCCAAAGTAGAAGCGGCCAAACCGAAAAAGATCGAGATCTCCTGATAATGAAGGATTTCTACGATGTCCTTGGTGTTTCCAGATCCGCCTCCGATGCCGAGATCAAGAAAACCTACCGGCGTCTGGCACGCAAATATCATCCCGACGTCAATCCAGGCGACAAGAAGGCCGAGGCGAGGTTCAAGGAACTCAGCGAGGCCTACGCCGTTCTCAGCGACAAGGAAAAACGGGCGGAGTATGATCGGTTAGGCCACGCTGCCCCGGGCGCCGGACAGGGAGGTTTCGATTTCTCAAATTTCGGCTTTGGAACGGCCGGAGAGCCGGGGTCCGGGTCCGGTGGAGGAGCCGGTGGGTTCCACGTTTACGAGGACCTTTTCGGCGATCTCCTCGGCCGGTCACGAAGACAGGGTCCCGTCAGGGGCGATGATCTAGGTTATTCTCTGAGGATTTCTTTCGAGGACTCTTTCAAGGGTACGGAAGTTCCCGTTTCTTTTTCCCACTCAGCGGTCTGTGACAGATGTCGTGGGAAGGGAAGTGAACCGGGTTCTTCCACCGCATCCTGCCCCCGCTGCGGCGGGACTGGACAGGAGAAGATCGCTCAAGGTCCCATCCAGTTCGCTCACGCCTGTTCCCAGTGCCACGGGACCGGCAGAATCATTGCCAGACCCTGTACGAACTGCGGGGGGAGCGGCAGCCTGAGAAAACAGGAGAAGATCCGGGTAAAGATTCCGGCGGGCGTGGACACGGGCTCAAAAGTTCGTGTTGCGGGCAAGGGAAATGCCGGCAGTGGTGGCGCCCCCCCCGGTGATCTATATATCACCGTTGAGGTGGCTCCCCACAGATTCTTCCGAAGGGAAGGGGCGGACGTGTACCTGGACCTTCCCCTGAGTATACGCGAGGCGGCCATGGGCGACCGTATATCCATTCCCCTTCCGGATGGGACGACAACCCTGCTTACCGTTCCTGCCGGAACCCAGGGCGGGCAGAAACTCCGCCTCAAGGGTAAAGGCTTCCCCCGTCTCAAGGGCAGGGGAAAGGGTAATCTCTATGCCATCATAAAAATTAAGGTGCCCAAGGCACCCAAAGGCAAGGCTGCGGACCTTATTAAAGATCTCGATAAAGTTCTTAATGTGGACCCTCGAAAAGGATTGTGGTAGAATATGAAAGATAGAAAAGAGATATTCACTCTACCGGAAACCTGCCGACGTCTGGGGATTCTCCCCGCTGACCTGGAGGCCATCGAAAGTGAAGGCCTCATCGTTCTGGAGCGCGTCCAGGGCGAGAGGGTAATAAGCCTTGAGCAGTTTGAGCGTTTGGAGATGATCCTCAGGTTGGAGCGTGACCTTGAGATCAACCTTGCCGGCATCGACGTTATCCTCGATATGAGGGACAAGATGGATCAGATGCGGCGGGAGGTCGACGAGATTTTGGATTTTATCAGGAAACAGGTGTCCCGTGATCTTCTGGAGCTTCTGGGGGAGGATAACTTTCCCATGGCTTTGGGACCCGGGGAGCGGTTTCTGGCCATGGGCAGGAGAGGCAAAAAAGAGAAGAAGTGACTT
This region includes:
- a CDS encoding HipA domain-containing protein, which translates into the protein MNCGICANKGGEEQGYHRKCLRALFDKSALPSIGLKLSDVPLEAQKMAGKMSISGVQPKLIMSLEKGNLVPVSSGGLYILKPQTEAFRRLPENENTCMNITRGLRIDVPPHGLFKLKDGTMAYVVRRFDRSSTAERKRCEDFSQILGLDKYTGSVEQVGRKLREVSEFPGIDAQLLFERVLLSFLVGNGDAHLKNYSILEDDSGKLRLSPAYDIVCSKLVIPDEEDSALTINGKHNRITRADFEKLSEYLQIPKKAAADIFTRMSAVKGMAEDESDRSQLSDEDRETFLTIVEERFSRIYPT
- a CDS encoding phosphatidylinositol kinase; protein product: MEDRGRRAVVMFKNRRAGIIEKIPAGYRFTYDSDFLPDGDPIAVSFPLQAEPFESEDLFPFFKGLLPEGWYREIVSRTLKIDKEDLFGFLMNACEDTIGAVWIRKES
- a CDS encoding helix-turn-helix transcriptional regulator, which produces MTIGQKVKELRRRAGLTQEELATRSGVGLRFVRELEQGKKTVRVDKVDQVLALFGYHLEPVKGQI
- a CDS encoding Hsp20/alpha crystallin family protein; its protein translation is MAIAREPFKELMALHDRMNRVFQGDTGRGDLEEEFESSTWAPPVDIYETQDDILVNVEVPGVDKDRISVEVKDDVLVIQGERPFEKDVAREHYHRIERSYGRFRRSFILSVPVQVDGIKASYQSGILEITLPKVEAAKPKKIEIS
- the dnaJ gene encoding molecular chaperone DnaJ, with product MKDFYDVLGVSRSASDAEIKKTYRRLARKYHPDVNPGDKKAEARFKELSEAYAVLSDKEKRAEYDRLGHAAPGAGQGGFDFSNFGFGTAGEPGSGSGGGAGGFHVYEDLFGDLLGRSRRQGPVRGDDLGYSLRISFEDSFKGTEVPVSFSHSAVCDRCRGKGSEPGSSTASCPRCGGTGQEKIAQGPIQFAHACSQCHGTGRIIARPCTNCGGSGSLRKQEKIRVKIPAGVDTGSKVRVAGKGNAGSGGAPPGDLYITVEVAPHRFFRREGADVYLDLPLSIREAAMGDRISIPLPDGTTTLLTVPAGTQGGQKLRLKGKGFPRLKGRGKGNLYAIIKIKVPKAPKGKAADLIKDLDKVLNVDPRKGLW